One region of Streptomyces rishiriensis genomic DNA includes:
- the mqnC gene encoding cyclic dehypoxanthinyl futalosine synthase, with amino-acid sequence MPEKADLQSVLDRAADGGRITPEEALDLYRDAPLHALGAAADAVRRRMYAGTEHIATYIIERNINYTNVCVTACKFCAFYAAPKDTAKGWTRDLDDILRRCAETVELGGTQIMFQGGHHPDYGVEYYEKHFAAIKEAYPQLVIHSLGASEVEHMARISKVSVEEAITRIHAAGLDSFAGAGAELLPARPRKAIAPLKESGERWLEIMETAHGLGVESTSTMLMGTGETNAERIEHLRMIRDVQDRTGGFRAFIPYTYQPENNHLKGRTQATLFEYLRMIAIARLFFDNVRHIQGSWLTTGKEVGQLSLHYGADDLGSIMLEENVVSSAGAKHRSNRLEIIDLIRKAGRVPAQRATTYEHLLVHDDPANDPVDERVMSHISSTAIAGGTAHPELKLLASN; translated from the coding sequence GTGCCCGAGAAGGCCGACCTCCAGTCTGTGCTCGACCGTGCCGCGGACGGCGGGCGGATCACCCCGGAAGAGGCACTCGACCTCTACCGTGACGCCCCCCTGCACGCGCTCGGCGCCGCCGCCGACGCCGTACGCCGCCGGATGTACGCGGGCACCGAGCACATCGCCACGTACATCATCGAGCGGAACATCAACTACACGAACGTCTGCGTCACGGCGTGCAAGTTCTGTGCCTTCTACGCGGCCCCCAAGGACACCGCCAAGGGCTGGACGCGCGACCTCGACGACATCCTGCGGCGGTGCGCCGAGACCGTCGAGCTCGGCGGCACGCAGATCATGTTCCAGGGCGGGCACCACCCGGACTACGGCGTGGAGTACTACGAGAAGCACTTCGCCGCCATCAAGGAGGCGTACCCGCAGCTGGTGATCCACTCGCTGGGGGCGTCCGAGGTCGAGCACATGGCGCGCATCTCGAAGGTGTCGGTCGAGGAGGCCATCACCCGGATCCACGCCGCCGGCCTCGACTCCTTCGCCGGCGCCGGCGCCGAGTTGCTCCCCGCCCGTCCCCGCAAGGCCATCGCCCCGCTCAAGGAGTCCGGCGAGCGGTGGCTGGAGATCATGGAGACCGCGCACGGGCTGGGCGTCGAGTCGACGTCCACCATGCTGATGGGCACCGGCGAGACCAACGCCGAGCGCATCGAGCACCTGCGGATGATCCGTGACGTGCAGGACCGGACAGGCGGCTTCCGGGCCTTCATCCCGTACACGTACCAGCCCGAGAACAACCACCTGAAGGGCCGCACCCAGGCGACCCTCTTCGAGTACCTGCGGATGATCGCGATCGCCCGGCTGTTCTTCGACAACGTCCGGCACATCCAGGGCTCGTGGCTGACGACGGGCAAGGAGGTCGGCCAACTCTCCCTGCACTACGGGGCGGACGACCTGGGCTCGATCATGCTGGAGGAGAACGTCGTCTCCTCCGCCGGTGCCAAGCACCGCTCCAACCGCCTCGAGATCATCGACCTGATCCGCAAGGCGGGCCGCGTCCCGGCCCAGCGCGCGACGACGTACGAGCATCTGCTCGTGCACGACGACCCGGCGAACGACCCCGTGGACGAGCGGGTCATGTCGCACATCTCGTCGACCGCGATCGCCGGCGGCACCGCCCACCCCGAGCTGAAGCTCCTCGCGTCCAACTAG